In the genome of Helicobacteraceae bacterium, one region contains:
- a CDS encoding methyltransferase — protein sequence MELRQPEKGYRYNTDSILLYRFASQKRLNGSLLDVGCGCGIIGLLLARDFGLSLVGVDIQEEMVRFAVQNGALNGISARFFADDFLKFDIGEKFDTIVCNPPFYGAKTAASPDPSLKLARYACALPIEDFLRRAGRALKSNGDLFFCYDASKVSSLLKTLGDLRWKTRAIQFAHKTNGDSARLIFVRAGKRAVKATEVLPPLILRDKDGISADIRLIGKKAGTLCVA from the coding sequence ATGGAACTGCGACAGCCCGAAAAAGGGTATCGTTACAACACCGATTCTATTTTGCTGTATCGCTTTGCTTCGCAAAAACGGCTTAACGGATCGCTGTTAGACGTGGGATGCGGTTGCGGGATTATAGGCTTGCTGTTGGCTAGGGACTTCGGTTTGTCGCTTGTCGGCGTGGATATTCAGGAGGAGATGGTGAGGTTTGCGGTTCAAAACGGCGCGTTAAACGGCATATCGGCGCGTTTTTTTGCGGACGATTTTCTCAAATTTGATATAGGCGAAAAGTTTGATACGATCGTATGCAATCCCCCTTTCTACGGCGCCAAAACCGCCGCAAGCCCCGATCCGTCGCTAAAACTCGCCAGATACGCCTGCGCGCTTCCGATCGAGGATTTTTTGCGCCGAGCGGGAAGAGCGCTCAAATCAAACGGCGATCTGTTTTTCTGCTACGACGCCTCAAAGGTTTCGTCGCTGTTAAAAACGCTCGGCGATCTGCGCTGGAAAACGCGCGCGATTCAATTCGCGCATAAAACAAACGGCGATTCGGCGCGGCTGATCTTCGTTCGCGCGGGGAAAAGAGCGGTTAAAGCCACGGAGGTTTTACCGCCGCTTATTCTACGCGACAAAGACGGAATAAGCGCCGATATACGCCTGATCGGCAAAAAAGCGGGGACGCTATGCGTGGCTTGA